A portion of the Maylandia zebra isolate NMK-2024a linkage group LG9, Mzebra_GT3a, whole genome shotgun sequence genome contains these proteins:
- the LOC143420376 gene encoding uncharacterized protein LOC143420376 isoform X2, with the protein MSSTQEDQHGTRSQRSQEADKPHRRKREKTYTCDDCGKEFTLKDKLKQHQVIHTGVKAYSCDLCGKSFPRKGSLKRHKVIHSGVKAYSCDQCGTAFTHRDSLQRHLVTHSGIKAYSCDKCGKTFSLKQSRNTHLRIHTGHNVYCCEQCGKQFITNQKLQYHMFTHTEERPYKCDLCEKTFKSPHDLRRHQQIHTRKRLYKRSYCEDQHGARSQRSQEADKPQPRKREKTYTCDECGMGFTLKAKLKHHQVIHTGEKPFSCDLCGKSFSWKRSLKRHQLIHSGVKAYSCDQCGIAFTDSRYLRSHLVTHSGIKAYSCDICGKTFSLKQNQNRHLRIHTRHDVYCCDQCGKQFITNTHLQQHMFTHTEERPYKCDLCEKTFKSPCYLRRHQQIHTRKRLYKCSYCEQSDTDGSISQPCHHCGGGKDFCCDLCGKTFSWQQTLKTHQRKHTGDKLKYCKECGRSFSTSSGLKRHELIHSGTKKHLCDQCGSSFITASVLKRHKRVHTGEKPYKCRYCDKSFSQSGHQNKHECTHMEGNYSCDQCDKSFRNLSSYSKHKRSHVTNKLFHCYQCAKTFTKLSALCKHQRDHSGLKSLPSQ; encoded by the exons atgagctcaacacaggaG gaccaacatggaacgagaagtcagcgctctcaggaggccgacaaacctcacagaagaaagagagagaaaacatacaCCTGTGACGATTGTGGGAAGGAGTTTACTCTGAAGGATAAACTGaagcagcatcaggtcatccacactggagtcaaagcgtacagctgtgatttgTGTGGAAAGAGTTTTCCCAGGAAGGGTTCCctaaaaagacacaaagtcatccacagtggagttaaagcgtacagctgtgatcagtgtggcacagcttttactcacagagacagcttacagaggcatctagttacccactctggaattaaggcatacagctgtgacaagtgtggaaaaactttcagcctgAAACAgagccgaaatacacacctacgcattcacaccggacataatgtgtactgctgtgaacagtgtggcaaacagtttATAACAAACCAAAAGTTACAATaccacatgtttacccacactgaggagagaccttataaatgtgacctgtgtgagaagacttttaaatctccacatgacctgagacgacaccaacagatccacaccagaaagagactctacaagcgcagttactgtgag gaccaacatggagcgagaagtcagcgctctcaggaggccgacaaacctcaaccaagaaagagagagaaaacatacacctgtgacgagtgtgggatgggatttactttgaaggctaaactaaaacatcatcaggtcatccacactggagagaaaccattcagctgtgacttgtgtggaaagtctttttcctggaagcgttccctaaaaagacatcaactcatccacagtggagttaaagcgtacagctgtgatcagtgtggcataGCTTTTACTGACAGTAGGTACTTAcggagtcatctagttacccactctggaattaaggcatacagctgtgacatttgtggaaaaactttcagcctgAAACAGAACCAAAATAGACACCtgcgcattcacaccagacatgatgtgtactgctgtgatcagtgtggcaaacagtttATAACCAACACGCatttacaacaacacatgtttacccacactgaggagagaccttataaatgtgacctgtgtgagaagacttttaaatctccatgttacctgagacgacaccaacagatccacaccagaaagagactctacaagtgcagttactgtgag cagagcgacacagatggatccatttctcaaccctgtcatcactgtggtggtgggaaagacttttgttgtgacctttgtggaaaaactttcagttggCAACAAACCCTGAAAACACATCAACgtaaacacactggagacaaactgaaatactgcaaagaatgtgggagaagcttcagcaCATCAAGTGGATTAAAACGACATGAACTCATTCACAGTGGGacaaaaaagcacctctgtgatcagtgtgggtcatcttTCATTACTGCAAGTGTGCTTAAaagacacaaacgagtccacacaggagagaaaccatacaagtgcagatactgtgacaaaagcttctcacaATCAGGTCATCAAAACAAGCATGAAtgtacacacatggaaggaaactacagctgtgaccagtgtgacaagagcttcaggaatctcagttcatactccaaacacaaacgat
- the LOC143420376 gene encoding uncharacterized protein LOC143420376 isoform X1, which yields MSSTQEDQHGTRSQRSQEADKPHRRKREKTYTCDDCGKEFTLKDKLKQHQVIHTGVKAYSCDLCGKSFPRKGSLKRHKVIHSGVKAYSCDQCGTAFTHRDSLQRHLVTHSGIKAYSCDKCGKTFSLKQSRNTHLRIHTGHNVYCCEQCGKQFITNQKLQYHMFTHTEERPYKCDLCEKTFKSPHDLRRHQQIHTRKRLYKRSYCEDQHGARSQRSQEADKPQPRKREKTYTCDECGMGFTLKAKLKHHQVIHTGEKPFSCDLCGKSFSWKRSLKRHQLIHSGVKAYSCDQCGIAFTDSRYLRSHLVTHSGIKAYSCDICGKTFSLKQNQNRHLRIHTRHDVYCCDQCGKQFITNTHLQQHMFTHTEERPYKCDLCEKTFKSPCYLRRHQQIHTRKRLYKCSYCEKQSDTDGSISQPCHHCGGGKDFCCDLCGKTFSWQQTLKTHQRKHTGDKLKYCKECGRSFSTSSGLKRHELIHSGTKKHLCDQCGSSFITASVLKRHKRVHTGEKPYKCRYCDKSFSQSGHQNKHECTHMEGNYSCDQCDKSFRNLSSYSKHKRSHVTNKLFHCYQCAKTFTKLSALCKHQRDHSGLKSLPSQ from the exons atgagctcaacacaggaG gaccaacatggaacgagaagtcagcgctctcaggaggccgacaaacctcacagaagaaagagagagaaaacatacaCCTGTGACGATTGTGGGAAGGAGTTTACTCTGAAGGATAAACTGaagcagcatcaggtcatccacactggagtcaaagcgtacagctgtgatttgTGTGGAAAGAGTTTTCCCAGGAAGGGTTCCctaaaaagacacaaagtcatccacagtggagttaaagcgtacagctgtgatcagtgtggcacagcttttactcacagagacagcttacagaggcatctagttacccactctggaattaaggcatacagctgtgacaagtgtggaaaaactttcagcctgAAACAgagccgaaatacacacctacgcattcacaccggacataatgtgtactgctgtgaacagtgtggcaaacagtttATAACAAACCAAAAGTTACAATaccacatgtttacccacactgaggagagaccttataaatgtgacctgtgtgagaagacttttaaatctccacatgacctgagacgacaccaacagatccacaccagaaagagactctacaagcgcagttactgtgag gaccaacatggagcgagaagtcagcgctctcaggaggccgacaaacctcaaccaagaaagagagagaaaacatacacctgtgacgagtgtgggatgggatttactttgaaggctaaactaaaacatcatcaggtcatccacactggagagaaaccattcagctgtgacttgtgtggaaagtctttttcctggaagcgttccctaaaaagacatcaactcatccacagtggagttaaagcgtacagctgtgatcagtgtggcataGCTTTTACTGACAGTAGGTACTTAcggagtcatctagttacccactctggaattaaggcatacagctgtgacatttgtggaaaaactttcagcctgAAACAGAACCAAAATAGACACCtgcgcattcacaccagacatgatgtgtactgctgtgatcagtgtggcaaacagtttATAACCAACACGCatttacaacaacacatgtttacccacactgaggagagaccttataaatgtgacctgtgtgagaagacttttaaatctccatgttacctgagacgacaccaacagatccacaccagaaagagactctacaagtgcagttactgtgag aagcagagcgacacagatggatccatttctcaaccctgtcatcactgtggtggtgggaaagacttttgttgtgacctttgtggaaaaactttcagttggCAACAAACCCTGAAAACACATCAACgtaaacacactggagacaaactgaaatactgcaaagaatgtgggagaagcttcagcaCATCAAGTGGATTAAAACGACATGAACTCATTCACAGTGGGacaaaaaagcacctctgtgatcagtgtgggtcatcttTCATTACTGCAAGTGTGCTTAAaagacacaaacgagtccacacaggagagaaaccatacaagtgcagatactgtgacaaaagcttctcacaATCAGGTCATCAAAACAAGCATGAAtgtacacacatggaaggaaactacagctgtgaccagtgtgacaagagcttcaggaatctcagttcatactccaaacacaaacgat